In one Shewanella loihica PV-4 genomic region, the following are encoded:
- a CDS encoding Na+/H+ antiporter NhaC family protein, translating into MTTLSYADSALSLLPPVVAILLAIFTRRVLLSLGVGILLGALLIADFSPLDMGQYLGQQVVGLFWDDGALNSWNVYLLGFLILLGMITALITVSGAAKAFADWARQHIRNKRDAKLLTMFLGCVVFIDDYFNSLVVGSVARPLTDRYYISRSKLAYLLDSTAAPICVISPVSSWGAYIIALIGGILTAHGFTDSGHLSVFIQMIPMNFYAIFALVLLLCVAFMGLDVGPMRQHELNAQKGNLYDEAKGLPPGANSDLPEADSGKILGLFLPITVLVFATIYFMIGSGADALAAENLPFSVIGAFEKTDVASSLFFGAVVGLAATLVLVVSQGLDKALIFKGVIAGARSMLPAIYILLFAWTIAGVIGQMETGKYMASLATGNIPFALLPAVLFVLAGLTAFSTGTSWGTFGIMLPIAADMAMGTHTNMMLPMLASVLAGAVFGDHCSPISDTTILSSTGANCHHIDHVLTQLPYALIVAGISLVGYTVLGFTESVGAGLAACSALFVVSVLVLRHKANRPA; encoded by the coding sequence ATGACAACTTTGAGTTATGCCGATTCGGCACTTTCTTTGCTGCCGCCCGTGGTAGCGATTCTGCTGGCGATCTTTACCCGCCGCGTTCTGCTCTCACTCGGTGTGGGGATCCTCCTGGGGGCACTGTTAATTGCCGACTTTTCACCGCTGGATATGGGTCAATACCTGGGACAGCAGGTGGTGGGCCTGTTTTGGGATGATGGCGCCCTAAACAGCTGGAACGTTTATCTGCTGGGCTTCTTGATTCTGCTTGGGATGATCACCGCCCTGATCACCGTCAGCGGCGCCGCCAAGGCCTTTGCCGATTGGGCGCGCCAGCATATTCGCAACAAGCGTGATGCTAAGCTGCTCACCATGTTCCTAGGCTGCGTGGTCTTTATCGATGATTACTTCAATAGCCTGGTGGTGGGCAGTGTCGCCAGACCCCTCACCGACAGATACTATATCTCGCGCAGCAAACTGGCTTATTTGCTGGACTCAACCGCCGCGCCTATCTGTGTGATCTCGCCCGTCTCTAGCTGGGGTGCCTACATCATCGCGCTGATCGGCGGCATACTCACCGCCCACGGCTTCACCGACAGCGGTCATCTGAGCGTGTTTATTCAGATGATCCCGATGAACTTCTACGCCATCTTCGCCCTGGTGCTGCTGCTATGCGTCGCCTTCATGGGGCTGGATGTGGGGCCCATGCGCCAGCATGAACTCAACGCGCAGAAGGGTAACCTGTATGACGAGGCCAAGGGCCTGCCGCCAGGAGCTAACAGCGACCTGCCCGAGGCCGATTCCGGCAAGATCTTAGGCCTGTTCCTGCCGATCACTGTGCTGGTGTTTGCCACCATCTACTTCATGATAGGTAGCGGCGCCGATGCTCTGGCGGCGGAGAACCTGCCCTTTAGCGTCATTGGTGCCTTCGAGAAGACAGACGTTGCCTCATCGCTCTTCTTCGGCGCCGTGGTTGGCCTGGCCGCGACCTTGGTATTGGTGGTCAGTCAGGGGCTGGATAAGGCGCTTATCTTCAAAGGCGTGATTGCCGGTGCCCGCTCTATGCTGCCCGCCATCTATATTCTGCTGTTCGCCTGGACCATCGCCGGCGTGATAGGTCAGATGGAGACGGGTAAATATATGGCCAGCCTGGCGACCGGTAATATTCCCTTCGCGCTGCTGCCGGCCGTACTGTTCGTGCTGGCGGGTCTGACTGCCTTCTCTACCGGCACCAGCTGGGGCACTTTCGGCATCATGCTGCCTATCGCCGCCGATATGGCCATGGGCACCCATACCAACATGATGTTGCCTATGCTGGCCTCTGTGCTGGCGGGCGCCGTGTTTGGCGATCACTGCTCGCCTATCTCGGACACCACCATCTTGTCTTCTACCGGCGCCAACTGTCACCACATAGACCATGTGCTGACTCAGCTGCCCTATGCCCTTATCGTGGCGGGGATCAGCCTGGTGGGTTATACCGTGCTGGGCTTCACCGAATCCGTGGGTGCCGGTCTGGCGGCTTGTAGTGCGCTGTTTGTGGTGAGCGTTTTGGTGCTGCGCCATAAGGCCAATCGCCCGGCTTAA
- a CDS encoding M3 family metallopeptidase encodes MKLNLIAFAVVGALSTTLLLSGCQSSSSTTQATASIEAQNPLMQPSTLQYQAPDFSQIKDEHFKSALEQGINEHYAQVLTIADNSESATFANTIVALETSGELLTRASKVFYNLTGSNSNPALRKLQGEMAPKMAAHSDNIHLNGKLFARIDSLYQSRNTLGLTAEEVRLIEIYHQRFVMAGAKLTEAQKAQIRLLNEEQSKLTNEFGQRLLRLTKEIAVVVDSVDELKGLSDSEIRAAKADAKAAGHEGKYLINITNTTRQPILAKLENRELRQKVWQASSTRGMSGENETATLVARLAQLRAERAQLLGYKSWADYRLTPQMAKTPDAVYQMFGSMVPAVVANTQKEANDIQAMIDKTGGDFTLAPWDWAFYAEKVRKDKFDLDGAAIKPYFEFNRVLQDGVFFTLERLYGVTLKPRPDLPVYHEDVKAYEMFDADGSSMAIFYADYFAREGKRGGAWMSSFVTQSKLLNQKPVVVNVMNIKKAPEGEPTFVSYDEVTTMFHEMGHGTHGMFSKVTYPSLSGTAVSRDFVEFPSTFEEDWAAHPEVLANYAKHYETGEVIPDELLQKLLKSRSFNQGFDTLEYMAAALVDLEWHSLSADTPLQDVAEFEAKALEKHGINIAAVPPRYKSTYFAHAFPGGYSASYYAYMWSEILAADAFAYVQTQGGLNREIGMKYRKTIREVGNSVPPMEAYKAFRGQAPTTDALLQRRGLN; translated from the coding sequence ATGAAATTGAATCTTATCGCCTTTGCCGTCGTCGGCGCCTTATCGACCACACTGCTCCTCAGTGGTTGTCAATCAAGCAGCTCAACCACACAGGCCACCGCCAGCATCGAGGCGCAAAACCCACTGATGCAGCCAAGCACCCTGCAATATCAAGCCCCAGATTTTAGCCAGATCAAAGATGAGCATTTTAAGAGCGCCCTAGAGCAAGGCATCAATGAGCATTATGCCCAGGTGCTGACCATTGCCGACAACAGCGAGTCCGCCACCTTTGCCAACACCATAGTGGCACTGGAAACCAGCGGCGAGCTGCTGACCCGCGCCTCCAAGGTGTTCTATAACCTAACAGGGTCAAACAGCAACCCGGCGCTGCGTAAGCTTCAAGGCGAGATGGCACCTAAGATGGCCGCCCACTCGGACAACATCCACCTCAACGGCAAGCTATTTGCCCGCATCGACAGCCTGTATCAGAGCCGCAACACCTTAGGGCTGACCGCCGAAGAGGTGCGCCTCATCGAGATCTACCACCAACGCTTCGTCATGGCCGGTGCCAAGCTGACCGAGGCGCAAAAAGCGCAAATACGTCTGCTTAACGAAGAGCAATCTAAGCTTACCAACGAATTTGGTCAGCGTCTGCTGAGACTCACCAAAGAGATCGCCGTCGTGGTCGACAGCGTCGATGAACTCAAGGGACTGTCAGACAGCGAGATCCGCGCCGCCAAGGCCGATGCCAAAGCCGCGGGCCATGAAGGCAAGTATCTCATCAATATCACCAATACCACCCGCCAGCCAATCCTGGCGAAACTGGAAAACCGTGAGCTGCGCCAGAAGGTGTGGCAGGCCTCATCGACTCGCGGCATGAGCGGTGAGAACGAGACCGCCACTCTGGTTGCCCGCCTGGCACAGCTTCGCGCCGAGCGCGCCCAATTACTGGGTTACAAGAGCTGGGCCGACTACCGCCTGACGCCGCAAATGGCCAAGACTCCAGATGCCGTCTACCAGATGTTCGGCTCTATGGTGCCCGCCGTGGTGGCCAACACCCAGAAGGAAGCCAATGATATCCAGGCGATGATCGACAAGACTGGTGGCGACTTCACTCTGGCGCCATGGGACTGGGCTTTTTATGCCGAGAAGGTACGTAAAGACAAGTTCGACCTTGACGGCGCCGCCATCAAGCCTTATTTCGAGTTCAATCGCGTGCTGCAAGATGGCGTCTTCTTCACCCTGGAGCGTCTCTATGGTGTGACCCTCAAGCCGCGCCCGGACCTGCCTGTCTACCACGAAGATGTGAAGGCCTACGAGATGTTTGACGCCGACGGCAGCTCGATGGCGATCTTCTACGCCGACTACTTTGCCCGCGAAGGCAAGCGCGGCGGCGCCTGGATGAGCTCCTTCGTGACTCAGTCTAAGCTGCTAAACCAGAAGCCTGTGGTGGTCAACGTGATGAACATCAAGAAGGCCCCAGAGGGTGAGCCGACCTTCGTCAGCTACGATGAAGTCACCACCATGTTCCACGAGATGGGCCATGGCACCCACGGCATGTTCTCTAAGGTGACCTACCCTAGCCTGTCTGGCACCGCCGTGTCCCGCGACTTTGTCGAGTTTCCCTCGACCTTCGAAGAAGATTGGGCGGCCCACCCCGAGGTGCTGGCCAACTACGCCAAGCACTATGAGACAGGCGAAGTGATCCCCGATGAGCTGCTGCAAAAACTGCTGAAATCACGCAGCTTTAACCAAGGCTTCGACACCTTGGAATATATGGCGGCGGCCCTGGTGGATCTCGAGTGGCACTCACTGAGCGCCGACACTCCGCTGCAGGATGTGGCCGAGTTCGAAGCCAAGGCACTAGAGAAACACGGCATCAATATCGCCGCCGTGCCGCCACGTTACAAGTCGACCTACTTTGCCCACGCCTTCCCGGGTGGCTATTCGGCCAGCTACTACGCCTACATGTGGAGCGAAATCCTGGCGGCCGACGCCTTCGCCTATGTGCAGACCCAGGGCGGCCTCAACCGCGAAATAGGCATGAAGTATCGCAAGACCATCCGCGAGGTGGGTAACAGCGTGCCGCCGATGGAAGCCTACAAGGCCTTCCGTGGCCAGGCACCGACCACTGATGCCCTGCTTCAGCGCCGCGGCCTCAACTAA
- a CDS encoding electron transfer flavoprotein subunit beta/FixA family protein, which yields MKVLVPVKRVVDANVKVRVNADNTNVDTANLKMAINPFCEIAVEEAVRLKEAGIATEIVVATIGPKASQEQLRTAMALGADRGIHVETDEELAPLSIAKILNAIQANEQAQLIMLGKQSIDGDNNQTGQMLAALAGLPQATFASEVKVEGEQLVVTREIDGGLQTLKMPLPAIVTTDLRLNEPRYAKLPNIMKAKRKPLDTVTVDSLGVTLKQHQKVLKVTPPAERQAGIMVASVEELVEKLKNEAKVI from the coding sequence ATGAAAGTATTGGTGCCAGTTAAACGCGTCGTCGATGCTAATGTGAAGGTCAGGGTTAACGCTGACAATACAAATGTCGATACCGCAAATCTGAAGATGGCCATTAACCCATTTTGTGAGATTGCTGTAGAAGAAGCGGTACGTTTGAAAGAAGCAGGTATTGCGACCGAGATTGTGGTAGCAACCATAGGGCCTAAAGCGTCGCAAGAGCAGCTACGCACGGCGATGGCGCTGGGCGCCGACCGCGGTATTCATGTTGAAACCGATGAAGAGCTTGCTCCGCTTTCTATTGCAAAGATCCTTAATGCGATTCAAGCCAATGAACAGGCTCAGCTGATCATGCTGGGTAAGCAATCGATCGATGGCGACAACAATCAGACTGGCCAGATGCTGGCGGCGTTGGCTGGACTGCCTCAGGCTACCTTTGCTTCTGAGGTGAAGGTTGAGGGCGAACAACTTGTGGTGACCCGTGAAATCGACGGCGGCCTGCAGACCCTTAAGATGCCACTGCCTGCGATTGTCACCACAGACCTGCGTCTGAACGAGCCTCGCTATGCCAAATTACCTAACATCATGAAGGCGAAACGTAAGCCGCTCGATACCGTGACGGTAGACAGCCTGGGCGTGACCCTGAAGCAGCACCAGAAGGTGCTCAAGGTGACACCGCCTGCCGAGCGTCAAGCGGGTATTATGGTGGCTTCTGTCGAGGAGCTGGTGGAAAAGCTAAAGAATGAAGCGAAGGTGATCTAA
- a CDS encoding H-NS histone family protein, with the protein MSEFLDILTHGRRFKAAVKDLSVEDLKDVAVKLEKIITEKEKQAEEESAVMAERNAKIEEIRQQMEAVGLSIDDLGTVAAKPAPKKRAPRPPKYKIEVNGETITWTGQGRTPTVFKNELDKGRSLEDFLI; encoded by the coding sequence ATGAGCGAATTTCTAGATATATTGACGCATGGTCGTCGCTTTAAAGCTGCTGTTAAAGATTTGTCGGTAGAAGATTTAAAAGATGTAGCGGTTAAGCTTGAAAAAATCATCACCGAGAAAGAGAAGCAAGCAGAAGAAGAAAGCGCGGTTATGGCCGAGCGCAATGCAAAGATAGAAGAGATTCGCCAACAAATGGAAGCTGTTGGTTTATCAATTGACGATTTAGGTACAGTGGCTGCTAAGCCAGCTCCTAAAAAACGTGCTCCACGCCCACCAAAATATAAAATTGAAGTGAATGGCGAAACGATCACTTGGACGGGTCAGGGTCGCACACCAACCGTATTTAAGAATGAATTAGATAAGGGTCGTTCACTCGAAGACTTCCTTATCTAA
- a CDS encoding thymidine kinase has product MAQLYFYYSAMNAGKSTSLLQSSYNYRERGMNTLVMTASIDDRYGVGKVASRIGIETDAQVFANDDNLIEMVKTACQAQTLHCILIDESQFLSKEQVRQLTYVVDVMDIPVLCYGLKTDFQGELFSGSQYLLAWADKLVELKTICHCGRKANMVVRLDGEGRPMKEGEQVAIGGNESYESVCRKHFREFLWD; this is encoded by the coding sequence TTGGCACAGCTCTATTTTTACTATTCGGCAATGAATGCCGGCAAATCTACCTCACTGCTTCAATCTTCCTATAACTATCGCGAACGTGGCATGAATACCTTGGTCATGACGGCGTCGATCGATGATCGCTACGGTGTGGGTAAGGTGGCGTCTCGTATCGGTATCGAAACCGATGCTCAGGTGTTTGCCAACGACGATAACCTGATCGAGATGGTTAAAACCGCTTGTCAGGCGCAGACCCTGCACTGCATCTTGATCGATGAGTCGCAGTTTCTCAGCAAGGAGCAGGTGAGACAGCTGACCTATGTGGTCGACGTGATGGATATTCCTGTGCTCTGTTATGGCCTGAAGACAGATTTCCAGGGTGAGCTGTTTAGTGGCAGTCAGTACCTGTTAGCCTGGGCCGATAAGCTGGTGGAACTCAAGACCATATGTCATTGTGGTCGCAAGGCCAACATGGTGGTGCGACTCGATGGCGAAGGCCGCCCGATGAAAGAGGGTGAGCAGGTGGCCATCGGCGGTAACGAGAGTTACGAGTCAGTGTGCCGTAAGCATTTTCGCGAATTCCTGTGGGATTAA
- a CDS encoding transporter substrate-binding domain-containing protein — MHYFAYKTQLLAALLLFLSLPALAQHTPAARCGVATGFPPYQFSAGGETTGFDADVARLIFKRLGMPFQFRQQAWDLVFNELRFGDIELIAGMEINALRTKFFDFTRPYYYRYDVIFILEDNQQITKLEDLHNQFVSGDRHSYIETHWKELGTLYDFRIIATPSKERSMQLLKEGKIQAAIMPKAVGLYLAQQMGIEVKILDNPDPGSPVAFAVKRGNHQLLVQIDEALEALISEGEIQRLYEKWFPEHPQRHDEKADEVQGVPLTS, encoded by the coding sequence ATGCACTATTTTGCCTACAAGACGCAGCTCCTTGCTGCCCTCCTCCTCTTTTTGAGCCTGCCGGCGCTGGCGCAGCATACCCCAGCGGCGCGCTGCGGTGTAGCCACAGGATTCCCCCCCTATCAGTTTTCCGCAGGCGGTGAGACCACAGGGTTTGATGCCGACGTGGCCAGGCTGATATTCAAGCGTCTTGGCATGCCGTTTCAGTTTCGGCAGCAGGCCTGGGATCTGGTGTTCAACGAACTCAGATTCGGTGATATCGAGCTGATCGCCGGCATGGAGATCAACGCCCTCAGGACCAAGTTTTTCGACTTCACCCGGCCTTATTACTATCGATATGACGTTATCTTCATTCTCGAAGATAACCAGCAGATCACTAAGCTGGAAGATCTTCATAACCAGTTTGTCAGCGGCGATCGCCACTCTTACATAGAGACCCACTGGAAGGAGCTGGGCACACTGTACGATTTTCGCATCATCGCCACTCCGAGCAAGGAGAGGTCGATGCAGCTGTTAAAAGAGGGCAAGATCCAGGCGGCCATCATGCCCAAGGCAGTCGGCCTCTACCTGGCGCAACAGATGGGGATAGAAGTTAAGATACTGGACAACCCGGACCCGGGCTCGCCGGTGGCCTTTGCCGTCAAACGCGGCAATCATCAACTGCTAGTGCAGATCGACGAGGCGCTGGAGGCGCTGATCAGCGAAGGCGAGATCCAGCGCCTCTATGAGAAGTGGTTCCCCGAACATCCCCAGCGCCATGACGAGAAAGCCGATGAGGTGCAGGGCGTGCCACTCACCTCATAA
- a CDS encoding multiheme c-type cytochrome — MKLFTSKRLAYLVAAVLTGALVGCSGDDGKDGKDGVDGQPGAPGESWKPPVATSSLESFVKVIDYTLGEGTISFEFELTNENEELVNGLMNAEGKVAALTDKGFINNRNESPINEVEDNVHIGGAVTMSTEGATLTALGDGHYRFDAPMPGVNAGTEGIVWLRVGGNSESGIARSNEIVVNKPEGAFSTTTEACFSCHVDYSTSPNRHSSYVSQGMDGEVTFVEGCMVCHGSVSRNVVNEQGFSVGGYARNTLSKIGHINHQEFETGFSALNCSSCHSEPTVNVNVAGPGCIDCHDTGGIPGDIVLGNGSDLRKLHEAKSAITSNQAIKDSYKVTGTAPAWFPDSGAAGQWCTTLSLFMVDAEGKETLVDLHELFDDTQTIHNPDKPINYVGSYLHGVYNDSVIGRVTGAYDYSYDAEGRKTMCFAQDAGHGNPHVVGSTPDLTAWADAGLMASLRVSFTAKDYMGAESDVVTIHGYTDVASQADGAVTAYERRHNVGSESCTTCHNSEANFHKNGNFAEGGLGCVACHNNGQDRRAGNSSPGFGPMVHSMHWGVGSKSLDENGKEVSNSASVIAPQTGCVACHDSGVVDLKAVPNQFIKARAYGVSNKMASPITANCYACHNDDSALNHMMQNGGTTTEDVPATEWYKLSTTESCATCHAEGSSFGIENYHNFTR; from the coding sequence ATGAAATTATTCACATCGAAAAGACTCGCCTACCTGGTCGCCGCCGTGCTGACCGGTGCGCTAGTAGGATGCAGTGGAGATGACGGTAAAGATGGTAAAGATGGGGTTGATGGTCAACCCGGCGCACCAGGCGAATCTTGGAAACCGCCGGTAGCAACCAGCTCTCTGGAGAGCTTCGTTAAGGTGATCGACTACACCTTGGGCGAAGGCACCATCAGCTTCGAATTCGAACTTACCAATGAAAACGAAGAGCTGGTCAATGGCCTGATGAACGCCGAAGGTAAAGTCGCCGCACTGACCGACAAAGGCTTTATCAACAACCGTAACGAAAGCCCAATCAACGAAGTGGAAGACAATGTCCACATCGGCGGCGCGGTAACCATGAGCACAGAGGGCGCGACACTGACCGCTCTGGGTGACGGCCACTACCGCTTCGATGCCCCTATGCCTGGGGTCAACGCCGGTACCGAAGGGATCGTCTGGCTACGTGTCGGCGGTAACAGCGAATCGGGTATCGCTCGCTCCAATGAGATAGTGGTCAACAAGCCAGAAGGCGCCTTCTCGACCACCACGGAAGCCTGTTTCTCCTGTCACGTCGACTACTCGACCAGCCCGAATCGTCACTCAAGCTATGTGTCTCAAGGCATGGACGGTGAAGTCACCTTCGTCGAAGGCTGTATGGTCTGTCACGGCTCGGTGAGCCGCAATGTGGTGAATGAACAAGGCTTCTCAGTTGGCGGCTACGCCAGAAACACCCTCTCTAAGATAGGTCACATCAATCACCAGGAATTTGAGACCGGCTTTAGCGCCTTGAACTGTAGTTCTTGTCACAGCGAGCCAACCGTCAACGTCAACGTTGCCGGCCCAGGCTGTATCGACTGTCATGACACTGGCGGCATCCCAGGCGATATCGTTCTCGGCAATGGCTCAGATCTGCGTAAGCTACACGAAGCCAAGAGCGCCATCACCTCTAACCAAGCGATCAAGGATAGCTACAAGGTGACGGGTACGGCGCCAGCCTGGTTCCCAGATTCAGGTGCTGCGGGTCAATGGTGTACCACACTGTCTCTGTTTATGGTCGATGCCGAAGGCAAGGAAACCTTAGTCGACCTACATGAACTGTTTGATGATACCCAAACAATTCATAACCCTGACAAGCCAATTAACTATGTGGGCTCATACCTGCACGGTGTGTATAACGACAGCGTGATTGGCCGTGTTACAGGTGCCTATGATTACAGCTATGACGCAGAGGGTCGCAAGACCATGTGTTTTGCGCAAGATGCTGGCCACGGAAATCCACATGTCGTCGGCTCAACGCCGGATCTGACGGCTTGGGCTGATGCAGGCTTGATGGCCTCACTACGTGTCAGCTTCACCGCCAAAGACTACATGGGCGCCGAATCTGACGTGGTGACTATCCACGGCTACACAGATGTGGCATCACAAGCCGATGGCGCTGTGACAGCCTACGAGCGTCGTCACAACGTCGGCAGCGAGTCTTGCACTACCTGTCACAACAGCGAAGCCAACTTCCACAAGAATGGTAACTTCGCCGAAGGTGGTCTGGGCTGTGTGGCCTGTCACAACAATGGTCAAGATCGCCGCGCCGGCAACTCTTCACCAGGTTTCGGCCCTATGGTGCACAGCATGCACTGGGGTGTGGGCAGCAAGAGCCTGGATGAGAACGGCAAGGAAGTGTCTAACTCTGCCAGCGTGATCGCGCCGCAGACCGGCTGTGTGGCCTGTCACGACAGCGGTGTGGTTGATCTGAAAGCCGTACCAAATCAGTTCATCAAAGCACGTGCCTATGGTGTAAGCAACAAGATGGCCAGCCCAATCACGGCCAACTGTTACGCCTGCCATAACGACGACAGCGCGCTGAACCACATGATGCAAAACGGCGGTACCACCACGGAAGATGTACCTGCTACCGAGTGGTACAAGCTCAGCACCACCGAGTCTTGTGCAACCTGTCACGCCGAAGGCAGCAGTTTTGGTATCGAAAACTACCATAACTTTACCCGCTAA
- a CDS encoding electron transfer flavoprotein subunit alpha/FixB family protein translates to MAILVIAEHDNATLKLDTAKVVACAQAIGSEVDVLVAGHNCGAAADSAKQLAGVRQVLVADSGVYANAIAENLSQLIVSVASEYQHILAAASSVGKDVLPRVAALLDVAQLSEVVEVVSEDTFVRPIYAGSAMATVQSLDNIKVMTVRASAFDAVAQDGSASVQTLDNEYSGDVEFVTQTLSVSERPDLGAASVVVSGGRAMGSAENFAILEQLADKLGGALGASRAAVDAGYVPNDLQVGQTGKIVAPDLYIAVGISGAIQHLAGMKDSKVIVAINKDPEAPIFQVADYGLEADLFEAVPKLLELL, encoded by the coding sequence ATGGCGATTCTAGTAATAGCAGAACATGATAATGCGACTTTAAAACTCGATACCGCCAAGGTTGTGGCTTGTGCCCAGGCTATCGGCAGCGAAGTCGATGTACTGGTAGCCGGTCATAACTGTGGCGCCGCGGCCGATAGCGCCAAGCAGCTTGCCGGTGTACGTCAGGTACTGGTTGCCGATAGCGGCGTTTATGCCAATGCCATCGCCGAAAACCTGTCACAGCTGATCGTCTCAGTGGCCAGCGAGTATCAACACATTCTGGCTGCGGCTTCAAGCGTAGGTAAAGATGTGCTGCCTCGTGTGGCGGCGCTTCTGGATGTGGCGCAGCTTTCTGAAGTGGTCGAAGTGGTGAGCGAAGACACCTTCGTGCGTCCTATCTATGCCGGTAGCGCCATGGCGACGGTTCAGAGCCTGGATAACATCAAGGTGATGACGGTTCGTGCCAGCGCCTTCGATGCGGTAGCCCAGGACGGTAGCGCCTCGGTGCAGACCCTAGACAACGAATATAGCGGCGATGTTGAGTTTGTAACTCAGACTCTGTCAGTGTCTGAGCGTCCAGATCTAGGCGCCGCTTCAGTAGTGGTTTCAGGTGGCCGCGCCATGGGCAGCGCCGAGAATTTCGCGATTCTCGAGCAGCTTGCCGATAAGCTGGGCGGGGCACTGGGTGCATCGCGCGCCGCGGTCGATGCCGGTTACGTGCCAAACGATCTACAGGTTGGTCAGACGGGTAAGATTGTCGCGCCGGATCTCTATATCGCCGTGGGTATCTCGGGTGCCATCCAGCACCTTGCGGGGATGAAAGATTCTAAGGTGATCGTGGCGATCAACAAAGATCCAGAGGCGCCTATCTTCCAGGTAGCCGACTATGGTCTGGAAGCGGATCTGTTCGAGGCGGTGCCTAAGCTACTCGAACTTCTTTAA